From the Xiphophorus hellerii strain 12219 chromosome 20, Xiphophorus_hellerii-4.1, whole genome shotgun sequence genome, the window CAGGACAAGTTTCAGGTTAAAGGGAAAAAGCCCCATTGGCCCTCACAGCCTCACTGCACTTCTTTATCTTCTTTTCTCCTCTTGGCGGATAACGCCAGTGAAGGTCTGCCGTGCCGTGAGTCGACTCCACAGTGACGGCCAGTATTGCAAAAGGAATGTGTTCTTAGGTCTTCGCTCGCTTTCAGaactgcagaaataaaacaagatgcCGTTTTCAAGCTTAAGCTGCAGAAAATGCTGCACAAGAAAACGGAATGAAAGAGCAACTGAAAACCGGACGTACGTTTTTGAGGAACTCCTCTGCGACGATGCGAGCCCTGGCGTTGACGGACAGCTTCATTTCACTAATTTCCTTGTCGATTTCTTCcataaaatgaataacaaaGTCCACTAGTTTGTGCTTGTACATCTGCTCAGTGTGGAAGTTGGTGATGAGAAAAGAAATGTCGTATCCCTGCAAAACACAAATCTCATGATTAAATATTCGAGATTAGTACTGTGAAATACTCATATCCTTACAAAGATACATTTTTCACTTGTTTCTTGCACGAAGAAAAAGAATTAAggctcaaaattaaaatttatatatttgaaaaaagGTAACTTTGGTTTAAGCAATTAAACTTACCAGTTTGTTAAAGTAAGAAAGTGTCAAGACTGAACATTTTAGCTTGCAGAGCTCCACTCTGAATATCACTACTAATGGAAAAGATTGCTTCCTgactgactttatttatttatgaaacaaaagcttaaaaaaaacaaggctaTATACATGGACAGGTTAATGCCAGATGCCATCATGATGAGATTACTCCTGATCTCATCATGATGGCGGTAAGTCATAATGTtgttaatatttcaataatatctTAAAGTAACTAAAGTTCATCtcctaaagaaaaaataatgtatCTACACAGCATGAGTGGACATAGAAGAGTTTAACAGGACATAATCAATGTCATAGGTATTTTGTACATGTCTGCTATAAAACTGAATGCATAGTTTCAATGGCATTTTCAGTCACTTGCCTCGACTGGTTTCCTCCTCAGGATGAAGAAGTTTTCCGCCCTCATCATCATGAAGCGCATGAATTTATGGCACAGGATCTTCTCGATCTCATCTGCCTGcagcagcaaataaaatgtgcatCCATTAAAGCCAGGAAGCTGTTCAGGTGTTGGTCATCGTTGTGTCGGTTCTGGACAGAAATCTGGCTGACCTGCTTCACGGCGATGCTCACTCTGACAGAGTTGATGGAGCCCTCGATCAGAACCTTCTCCTTGTCGTTACGACTAATGATTACAGGTTGGAGGAGCAACTCTTTGCTGCTCCTGGACACGAGCAAAAACGCCAATAAAGTGCACGTCACCATGAGTGGCAAACTGAATATCTTTCTCTCAACTGTGACGGTTGTCTCACCTGACTTCCACCTCTGGCTTGTTGTGCCTTTCCACCACCTGAGAGGAGAAGTTCTCCAGGCAAAGAGCGGCCTGCAGCGTGGCACGCACCGCGTTGAGATACGGACGCAGAGTGGCCGTCTGatggtggaaaacaaaaagctgaactGAGGAAAAATGCTTtccaatgaaaaatgaatgcaCCTCACCACACATTGAACTGGTTTAAAAGAATTCAACATGTTTCTGGTTGATGAATAACCAGCTCTCCAAAAGATACTTTCTCACTCTGTGTATTAAGAATGACTGTGGAGACCTTTAACCTGCTGATTCCTCCAAAATGTCTTGCTACTgctctgcaacttttagatgcattccTGCTCCAACACAACTGAAGCAAATGAATGGCCCATTGCCAGGCCTCTGTCAAACCTGATGGCATGATGAAGTA encodes:
- the arpc4 gene encoding actin-related protein 2/3 complex subunit 4, whose product is MTATLRPYLNAVRATLQAALCLENFSSQVVERHNKPEVEVRSSKELLLQPVIISRNDKEKVLIEGSINSVRVSIAVKQADEIEKILCHKFMRFMMMRAENFFILRRKPVEGYDISFLITNFHTEQMYKHKLVDFVIHFMEEIDKEISEMKLSVNARARIVAEEFLKNF